One part of the Arabidopsis thaliana chromosome 1 sequence genome encodes these proteins:
- a CDS encoding uncharacterized protein (unknown protein; Has 1 Blast hits to 1 proteins in 1 species: Archae - 0; Bacteria - 0; Metazoa - 0; Fungi - 0; Plants - 1; Viruses - 0; Other Eukaryotes - 0 (source: NCBI BLink).) — MDSSPVQPGPVHGQDDKPKTINTSNIKGANIKTSNIKGTQDKGTK, encoded by the exons ATGGATTCTTCCCCCGTTCAACCAGGACCAG TTCATGGACAGGATGACAAACCCAAAACG ATTAACACCAGCAATATCAAAGGGGCAAATATTAAGACCAGCAATATCAAAGGGACACAAGACAAAGGCACCAAATAA
- a CDS encoding transmembrane protein, putative (DUF247), translating into MGSQDPCIYRVPSQLREVNPEAYRPRMLLIGPLTHSKKPKVHTDSRYLEYKMMEDQKVLYKDAFTKRLDTDIAILEDMKTTIKDEEVNIRASYAVSTAWILSDIFVELILNDSIFIVEFILRMYESHEKIGDMIVDKPFYTSTVLDDLTLLENQLPYFCLSKLLNPITKRFCGDQSLDQVILQLFSVNDSGMINENTKFNHFTDLFRCVYKESLGQNLELNNSKSQIVDMKSANMLYSVGVDFKVVKREYSLNVSFEEGCLILPSFPADESSNIILRNVIAYEQCHDPENAFTTNYINFMNFLITSDEDVAILTSAGVLTNGVGRSSMVLKMVNNLAIGVLLSNQSQYHDIVEKLNIHHSSRRKRIWAKLRKVYFSDLWTTTATLAAISLLLLTLAGTVASIFQAIKS; encoded by the exons ATGGGATCTCAAGACCCTTGTATATACAGAGTGCCAAGCCAGTTGCGTGAAGTGAATCCAGAAGCTTATAGACCTCGGATGCTTCTCATCGGCCCTCTTACTCATTCCAAGAAACCTAAAGTTCATACGGATTCAAG GTATCTAGAATATAAGATGATGGAGGACCAAAAGGTGTTGTACAAAGACGCTTTCACCAAAAGGCTAGATACTGATATTGCTATTCTTGAGGATATGAAGACCACCATAAAAGACGAAGAAGTAAATATTCGAGCAAGCTATGCGGTATCGACTGCATGGATATTATCCGATATATTCGTGGAGCTTATACTTAACGATTCAATTTTTATCGTGGAGTTCATTCTCAGAATGTATGAAAGTCATGAAAAAATTGGTGACATGATTGTGGACAAACCTTTTTACACTTCCACGGTTCTTGATGACCTTACCTTGCTCGAGAATCAGCTTCCTTACTTCTGTTTAAGTAAGTTGTTAAACCCCATTACAAAGAGATTTTGTGGAGATCAGTCGCTGGACCAAGTCATCCTCCAGTTATTTTCAGTCAATGATAGTGGCATGATCAATGAGAATACAAAGTTCAATCACTTCACAGATTTATTCCGGTGTGTTTACAAGGAATCACTTGGCCAGAATCTAGAGTTGAACAACTCGAAAAGCCAGATCGTGGATATGAAGAGCGCGAATATGCTATACAGTGTAGGAGTGGACTTCAAGGTAGTGAAGCGTGAGTATTCACTGAATGTATCATTCGAGGAAGGTTGCTTAATATTGCCGAGTTTTCCTGCCGATGAATCTTCTAATATCATCCTTAGAAATGTCATCGCATATGAGCAATGCCATGATCCTGAAAATGCCTTTACTacaaattacataaatttcaTGAATTTCCTTATTACCTCCGATGAAGACGTGGCTATACTCACTTCAGCAG GAGTGCTAACAAACGGTGTGGGGCGGTCAAGCATGGTACTGAAGATGGTGAATAACTTAGCTATAGGAGTGTTGCTATCGAATCAGAGCCAATATCACGACATTGTTGAGAAACTCAACATTCACCATAGTTCTCGTAGGAAAAGGATATGGGCGAAACTAAGAAAAGTCTACTTCAGCGACTTATGGACGACAACAGCTACGTTAGCTGCCATATCTCTTTTGCTACTGACTCTAGCTGGGACAGTGGCTTCCATTTTTCAAGCTATCAAGAGCTAA
- a CDS encoding transmembrane protein, putative (DUF247) (Plant protein of unknown function (DUF247); FUNCTIONS IN: molecular_function unknown; INVOLVED IN: biological_process unknown; LOCATED IN: cellular_component unknown; CONTAINS InterPro DOMAIN/s: Protein of unknown function DUF247, plant (InterPro:IPR004158); BEST Arabidopsis thaliana protein match is: Plant protein of unknown function (DUF247) (TAIR:AT1G65985.1); Has 30201 Blast hits to 17322 proteins in 780 species: Archae - 12; Bacteria - 1396; Metazoa - 17338; Fungi - 3422; Plants - 5037; Viruses - 0; Other Eukaryotes - 2996 (source: NCBI BLink).) — translation MGSQDPCIYRVPSQLREVNPEAYRPRMLLIGPLTHSKKPKVHTDSRYLEYKMMEDQKVLYKDAFTKRLDTDIAILEDMKTTIKDEEVNIRASYAVSTAWILSDIFVELILNDSIFIVEFILRMYESHEKIGDMIVDKPFYTSTVLDDLTLLENQLPYFCLNLFRCVYKESLGQNLELNNSKSQIVDMKSANMLYSVGVDFKVVKREYSLNVSFEEGCLILPSFPADESSNIILRNVIAYEQCHDPENAFTTNYINFMNFLITSDEDVAILTSAGVLTNGVGRSSMVLKMVNNLAIGVLLSNQSQYHDIVEKLNIHHSSRRKRIWAKLRKVYFSDLWTTTATLAAISLLLLTLAGTVASIFQAIKS, via the exons ATGGGATCTCAAGACCCTTGTATATACAGAGTGCCAAGCCAGTTGCGTGAAGTGAATCCAGAAGCTTATAGACCTCGGATGCTTCTCATCGGCCCTCTTACTCATTCCAAGAAACCTAAAGTTCATACGGATTCAAG GTATCTAGAATATAAGATGATGGAGGACCAAAAGGTGTTGTACAAAGACGCTTTCACCAAAAGGCTAGATACTGATATTGCTATTCTTGAGGATATGAAGACCACCATAAAAGACGAAGAAGTAAATATTCGAGCAAGCTATGCGGTATCGACTGCATGGATATTATCCGATATATTCGTGGAGCTTATACTTAACGATTCAATTTTTATCGTGGAGTTCATTCTCAGAATGTATGAAAGTCATGAAAAAATTGGTGACATGATTGTGGACAAACCTTTTTACACTTCCACGGTTCTTGATGACCTTACCTTGCTCGAGAATCAGCTTCCTTACTTCTGTTTAA ATTTATTCCGGTGTGTTTACAAGGAATCACTTGGCCAGAATCTAGAGTTGAACAACTCGAAAAGCCAGATCGTGGATATGAAGAGCGCGAATATGCTATACAGTGTAGGAGTGGACTTCAAGGTAGTGAAGCGTGAGTATTCACTGAATGTATCATTCGAGGAAGGTTGCTTAATATTGCCGAGTTTTCCTGCCGATGAATCTTCTAATATCATCCTTAGAAATGTCATCGCATATGAGCAATGCCATGATCCTGAAAATGCCTTTACTacaaattacataaatttcaTGAATTTCCTTATTACCTCCGATGAAGACGTGGCTATACTCACTTCAGCAG GAGTGCTAACAAACGGTGTGGGGCGGTCAAGCATGGTACTGAAGATGGTGAATAACTTAGCTATAGGAGTGTTGCTATCGAATCAGAGCCAATATCACGACATTGTTGAGAAACTCAACATTCACCATAGTTCTCGTAGGAAAAGGATATGGGCGAAACTAAGAAAAGTCTACTTCAGCGACTTATGGACGACAACAGCTACGTTAGCTGCCATATCTCTTTTGCTACTGACTCTAGCTGGGACAGTGGCTTCCATTTTTCAAGCTATCAAGAGCTAA
- a CDS encoding transmembrane protein, putative (DUF247) (Plant protein of unknown function (DUF247); CONTAINS InterPro DOMAIN/s: Protein of unknown function DUF247, plant (InterPro:IPR004158); BEST Arabidopsis thaliana protein match is: Plant protein of unknown function (DUF247) (TAIR:AT2G44930.1); Has 35333 Blast hits to 34131 proteins in 2444 species: Archae - 798; Bacteria - 22429; Metazoa - 974; Fungi - 991; Plants - 531; Viruses - 0; Other Eukaryotes - 9610 (source: NCBI BLink).) produces MGSQDPCIYRVPSQLREVNPEAYRPRMLLIGPLTHSKKPKVHTDSRCFIRYLEYKMMEDQKVLYKDAFTKRLDTDIAILEDMKTTIKDEEVNIRASYAVSTAWILSDIFVELILNDSIFIVEFILRMYESHEKIGDMIVDKPFYTSTVLDDLTLLENQLPYFCLSKLLNPITKRFCGDQSLDQVILQLFSVNDSGMINENTKFNHFTDLFRCVYKESLGQNLELNNSKSQIVDMKSANMLYSVGVDFKVVKREYSLNVSFEEGCLILPSFPADESSNIILRNVIAYEQCHDPENAFTTNYINFMNFLITSDEDVAILTSAGVLTNGVGRSSMVLKMVNNLAIGVLLSNQSQYHDIVEKLNIHHSSRRKRIWAKLRKVYFSDLWTTTATLAAISLLLLTLAGTVASIFQAIKS; encoded by the exons ATGGGATCTCAAGACCCTTGTATATACAGAGTGCCAAGCCAGTTGCGTGAAGTGAATCCAGAAGCTTATAGACCTCGGATGCTTCTCATCGGCCCTCTTACTCATTCCAAGAAACCTAAAGTTCATACGGATTCAAG ATGCTTTATTAGGTATCTAGAATATAAGATGATGGAGGACCAAAAGGTGTTGTACAAAGACGCTTTCACCAAAAGGCTAGATACTGATATTGCTATTCTTGAGGATATGAAGACCACCATAAAAGACGAAGAAGTAAATATTCGAGCAAGCTATGCGGTATCGACTGCATGGATATTATCCGATATATTCGTGGAGCTTATACTTAACGATTCAATTTTTATCGTGGAGTTCATTCTCAGAATGTATGAAAGTCATGAAAAAATTGGTGACATGATTGTGGACAAACCTTTTTACACTTCCACGGTTCTTGATGACCTTACCTTGCTCGAGAATCAGCTTCCTTACTTCTGTTTAAGTAAGTTGTTAAACCCCATTACAAAGAGATTTTGTGGAGATCAGTCGCTGGACCAAGTCATCCTCCAGTTATTTTCAGTCAATGATAGTGGCATGATCAATGAGAATACAAAGTTCAATCACTTCACAGATTTATTCCGGTGTGTTTACAAGGAATCACTTGGCCAGAATCTAGAGTTGAACAACTCGAAAAGCCAGATCGTGGATATGAAGAGCGCGAATATGCTATACAGTGTAGGAGTGGACTTCAAGGTAGTGAAGCGTGAGTATTCACTGAATGTATCATTCGAGGAAGGTTGCTTAATATTGCCGAGTTTTCCTGCCGATGAATCTTCTAATATCATCCTTAGAAATGTCATCGCATATGAGCAATGCCATGATCCTGAAAATGCCTTTACTacaaattacataaatttcaTGAATTTCCTTATTACCTCCGATGAAGACGTGGCTATACTCACTTCAGCAG GAGTGCTAACAAACGGTGTGGGGCGGTCAAGCATGGTACTGAAGATGGTGAATAACTTAGCTATAGGAGTGTTGCTATCGAATCAGAGCCAATATCACGACATTGTTGAGAAACTCAACATTCACCATAGTTCTCGTAGGAAAAGGATATGGGCGAAACTAAGAAAAGTCTACTTCAGCGACTTATGGACGACAACAGCTACGTTAGCTGCCATATCTCTTTTGCTACTGACTCTAGCTGGGACAGTGGCTTCCATTTTTCAAGCTATCAAGAGCTAA
- a CDS encoding F-box/kelch-repeat protein, putative (DUF295) (CONTAINS InterPro DOMAIN/s: F-box domain, cyclin-like (InterPro:IPR001810), Protein of unknown function DUF295 (InterPro:IPR005174); BEST Arabidopsis thaliana protein match is: F-box family protein with a domain of unknown function (DUF295) (TAIR:AT3G03730.1); Has 321 Blast hits to 309 proteins in 13 species: Archae - 0; Bacteria - 0; Metazoa - 0; Fungi - 0; Plants - 321; Viruses - 0; Other Eukaryotes - 0 (source: NCBI BLink).), translating into MSDSDGKNMEGRFEAAYIVDLVRLILERLSFVDFHRARCVSSTWYVASKSVIGVTNPTTPWIILFPNKNVENNGSCKLFDPHENKTYIIRDLGFDMSTSRCLASSGSWFLMFDHRADFHLLNLFTRERILLPSLESIDGERYMRFKRPISGSHIEIDKAVLWVDDKSRDYFVFCNLSSYVAYHHKRGDDNNSWKVLQPIKHQGCVDMVFKESKLYMISAHQCLTVFDFSGGVSPVEMECASFGSSVCVNRFHMKYFSNLAVTLSGEVLIIVGGKMDSSPEAKCVFTVNKMDPKSSEFTVLIKSIGDEALLLDLGITVPAKDGVMRDCIYFSNDQYHRCCGISLRDGYNADRICVYQIGSDYVVQEFEHLTTSSTKLFKDARWFFPTFGDKCCFHLWILHPVILQAKKLQKSNLKGTKPVTREKTTIVNNVDGTTTQREKTTKGKNMIGKK; encoded by the exons ATGAGCGATTCCGACGGAAAAAATATGGAAGGACGATTCGAAGCGGCCTATATCGTGGACCTAGTTAGATTAATCTTGGAGCGCTTGAGCTTCGTTGATTTTCATCGAGCGAGATGCGTTTCTTCAACATGGTATGTTGCTTCGAAATCAGTCATCGGAGTAACAAATCCAACAACTCCATGGATCATTctttttccaaacaaaaatgtcGAAAACAACGGTTCATGTAAGTTGTTTGATCctcatgaaaacaaaacctacATAATCagagatttagggtttgataTGTCTACGAGTCGTTGTTTAGCGAGTTCCGGTAGTTGGTTCCTTATGTTCGACCATAGAGCTGattttcatcttttgaatctttttactCGAGAGAGGATTCTTCTTCCGTCTCTCGAATCAATCGATGGAGAACGGTATATGCGATTCAAGAGACCCATTAGCGGTAGCCATATAGAAATAGACAAAGCGGTTCTGTGGGTAGATGACAAAAGCAGAGATTACTTTGTGTTTTGTAATCTTTCTAGTTATGTAGCATATCATCACAAGAGAGGAGATGACAACAATAGCTGGAAAGTTCTTCAACCAATAAAGCATCAAGGCTGTGTTGATATGGTGTTTAAAGAAAGCAAGCTTTACATGATTAGTGCACATCAATGTCTCACTGTTTTTGATTTCTCCGGTGGTGTTTCTCCAGTAGAAATGGAATGTGCAAGTTTCGGATCGTCTGTGTGTGTAAATAGATTTCATATGAAGTATTTCAGCAATCTTGCTGTGACTTTGTCTGGAGAAGTTTTGATCATTGTAGGTGGTAAAATGGATAGTTCTCCAGAGGCTAAATGCGTCTTCACTGTCAATAAGATGGATCCAAAATCATCAGAATTTACAGTACTAATCAAGTCTATAGGGGACGAGGCATTGCTTTTGGATTTAGGAATTACGGTTCCGGCCAAAGATGGAGTTATGAGAGAttgcatatattttagtaATGATCAGTATCATAGATGTTGTGGGATTAGTCTACGCGATGGTTATAACGCTGACCGTATTTGCGTTTACCAAATCGGAAGCGATTATGTGGTCCAAGAGTTTGAACATCTAACTACTTCCTCGACAAAACTTTTCAAGGATGCTCGTTGGTTTTTCCCCACTTTTGGTGATAAATG TTGTTTCCATCTATGGATTCTTCATCCAGTAATTCTGCAGGCGAAGAAG CTTCAGAAAAGCAATTTAAAAGGGACAAAACCAGTGACGAGAGAGAAAACGACAATAGTTAATAACGTAGATGGAACAACAACGCAGCGAGAGAAAACAACCAAAGGAAAGAACATGATTGGAAAGAAGTGA
- a CDS encoding sarcolemmal membrane-associated protein gives MESKGRIHPSHHHMRRPLPGPGGCIAHPETFGNHGAIPPSAAQGVYPSFNMLPPPEVMEQKFVAQHGELQRLAIENQRLGGTHGSLRQELAAAQHEIQMLHAQIGSMKSEREQRMMGLAEKVAKMETELQKSEAVKLEMQQARAEARSLVVAREELMSKVHQLTQELQKSRSDVQQIPALMSELENLRQEYQQCRATYDYEKKFYNDHLESLQAMEKNYMTMAREVEKLQAQLMNNANSDRRAGGPYGNNINAEIDASGHQSGNGYYEDAFGPQGYIPQPVAGNATGPNSVVGAAQYPYQGVTQPGYFPQRPGYNFPRGPPGSYDPTTRLPTGPYGAPFPPGPSNNTPYAGTHGNPSRR, from the exons ATGGAAAGCAAAGGAAGAATCCATccatctcatcatcatatgaGGCGTCCTCTTCCAGGTCCCGGTGGCTGTATAGCGCATCCGGAGACTTTCGGTAATCACGGTGCTATACCACCTTCTGCTGCTCAAGGTGTGTATCCTTCCTTCAACATGTTACCTCCACCTGAAGTTATGGAGCAAAAGTTTGTGGCACAACACGGGGAATTACAGAGACTTGCTATAGAGAATCAGAGACTTGGTGGAACTCATGGTAGTTTAAGACAAGAGTTAGCAGCAGCACAGCATGAAATACAGATGTTGCACGCGCAAATTGGGTCGATGAAGTCCGAGAGAGAGCAACGGATGATGGGTCTTGCTGAGAAAGTTGCTAAAATGGAGACTGAGCTTCAGAAATCTGAGGCTGTTAAGTTGGAGATGCAACAAGCACGTGCTGAGGCACGGAGTCTTGTTGTGGCTAGGGAGGAGCTTATGTCTAAAGTGCATCAGTTGACTCAGGAACTTCAAAAATCTCGTTCTGATGTGCAGCAAATACCTGCTCTGATGTCTGAACTTGAGAATCTAAGACAGGAGTACCAGCAGTGCAG GGCAACATATGACTATGAGAAGAAGTTTTATAATGACCATCTCGAGTCACTTCAGGCAATGGAGAAGAACTACATGACTATGGCTAGGGAAGTTGAAAAACTTCAAGCACAGTTGATGAACAATGCAAATTCAGATAGAAGAGCAG GTGGCCCTTATGGTAACAACATAAATGCTGAAATTGACGCTTCTGGACATCAGAGTGGAAACGGTTATTATGAAGATGCTTTTGGTCCTCAG GGATATATTCCTCAACCAGTAGCTGGTAACGCAACTGGACCAAATTCAGTTGTTGGCGCAGCTCAATACCCTTATCAAGGAGTAACTCAGCCAGGATACTTCCCTCAAAGACCCGGTTACAACTTTCCAAGAGGCCCTCCTGGTTCATATGACCCAACAACAAGGTTACCAACAGGACCTTACGGCGCTCCATTCCCACCTGGACCATCTAACAATACTCCTTACGCCGGTACACACGGAAACCCTAGTCGCAGATGA
- a CDS encoding zinc finger (C3HC4-type RING finger) family protein / BRCT domain-containing protein, producing the protein MENVVATVSGYHGSDRFKLIKLISHSGASYVGAMSRSITHLVCWKFEGKKYDLAKKFGTVVVNHRWVEECVKEGRRVSETPYMFDSGEEVGPLMIELPAVSEEAKVTKKVNKASETFDKYFSNGGENRSGSTSELATWMEKNVEANRHSVRLRTKRPSSILENKENSGVAESSRKGKKRVVKQRSYRNLIDLESDEESDNNHHDNSDENQNETQDHREPADENVRGFVFEQGETSALRHPGDLATPNWDVDEIEESENWSHSAVFKRPRSFSPEIKPQDDDESTREETEATEKAPAQVSCIICWTEFSSSRGILPCGHRFCYSCIQKWADRLVSERKKTTCPLCKSNFITITKIEDADSSDQKIYSQTVPDLSSTNNILVVLPEEEEQRQTLNPLVSREY; encoded by the exons ATGGAAAATGTGGTTGCAACTGTGAGTGGTTATCATGGATCCGATAGGTTTAAGCTCATCAAGCTTATTTCTCATTCTGGAGCAAGTTATGTTGGGGCAATGTCAAGATCTATTACACATTTG GTGTGTTGGAAATTTGAGGGCAAAAAGTACGATCTTGCAAAGAAGTTTGGTACAGTAGTAGTGAATCATCGATGGGTGGAAGAATGTGTAAAGGAAGGGAGAAGAGTTTCCGAGACGCCTTATATGTTTGATAG TGGAGAAGAGGTTGGACCTTTGATGATTGAACTACCTGCAGTTTCTGAGGAAGCTAAAGTCACTAAGAAAGTGAATAAGGCTTCTGAAACTTTTGATAAATACTTTAGTAATGGTGGAGAAAACCGGAGTGGCTCCACTTCTGAGCTTGCCACTTGGATGGAG AAAAATGTAGAAGCAAACAGACACTCAGTGCGATTAAGAACAAAGAGGCCGAGTAGTATTCTTGAAAACAAGGAAAACAGTGGTGTGGCAGAATCTTCACGGAAAGGAAAAAAGCGGGTAGTAAAGCAACGCTCTTACAGAAACCTTATCGACCTTGAATCTGATGAGGAATCTGATAATAACCATCATGACAACTCTGATGAGAACCAAAATGAGACTCAGGATCATAGAGAGCCTGCTGATGAAAATGTGAGGGGTTTTGTTTTCGAACAAGGAGAAACATCAGCTCTTCGACATCCTGGAGACTTGGCAACACCAAACTGGGATGTAGATGAAATAGAGGAGTCTGAGAATTGGAGTCATTCAGCTGTTTTTAAACGCCCTAGATCATTTAGTCCAGAGATAAAACCacaagatgatgatgagtcaacaagagaagagacaGAAGCAACTGAGAAGGCTCCTGCACAAGTTTCTTGTATCATATGCTGGACCGAGTTCAGTTCCAGTAGAGGCATTCTCCCTTGCGGCCACAGGTTTTGTTATTCATGCATCCAAAAATGGGCAGACCGTTTG gtttcagaaagaaagaaaacaacatgTCCACTGTGCAAGTCCAATTTCATCACAATCACAAAGATAGAAGACGCTGATTCTTCCGATCAAAAGATATACTCACAAACAGTCCCTGACTTATCTTCAACAAATAACATTCTTGTAGTACtccctgaagaagaagaacaaagacaaACTCTCAATCCACTGGTAAGCCGAGAGTATTGA
- a CDS encoding zinc finger (C3HC4-type RING finger) family protein / BRCT domain-containing protein — MENVVATVSGYHGSDRFKLIKLISHSGASYVGAMSRSITHLVCWKFEGKKYDLAKKFGTVVVNHRWVEECVKEGRRVSETPYMFDSGEEVGPLMIELPAVSEEAKVTKKVNKASETFDKYFSNGGENRSGSTSELATWMEKNVEANRHSVRLRTKRPSSILENKENSGVAESSRKGKKRVVKQRSYRNLIDLESDEESDNNHHDNSDENQNETQDHREPADENVRGFVFEQGETSALRHPGDLATPNWDVDEIEESENWSHSAVFKRPRSFSPEIKPQDDDESTREETEATEKAPAQVSCIICWTEFSSSRGILPCGHRFCYSCIQKWADRLVSERKKTTCPLCKSNFITITKIEDADSSDQKIYSQTVPDLSSTNNILVVLPEEEEQRQTLNPLTRASGCSRCYLTEPEELLIRCHLCNFRRIHSYCLDPYLLPWTCNHCNDLQMMYHRRNY; from the exons ATGGAAAATGTGGTTGCAACTGTGAGTGGTTATCATGGATCCGATAGGTTTAAGCTCATCAAGCTTATTTCTCATTCTGGAGCAAGTTATGTTGGGGCAATGTCAAGATCTATTACACATTTG GTGTGTTGGAAATTTGAGGGCAAAAAGTACGATCTTGCAAAGAAGTTTGGTACAGTAGTAGTGAATCATCGATGGGTGGAAGAATGTGTAAAGGAAGGGAGAAGAGTTTCCGAGACGCCTTATATGTTTGATAG TGGAGAAGAGGTTGGACCTTTGATGATTGAACTACCTGCAGTTTCTGAGGAAGCTAAAGTCACTAAGAAAGTGAATAAGGCTTCTGAAACTTTTGATAAATACTTTAGTAATGGTGGAGAAAACCGGAGTGGCTCCACTTCTGAGCTTGCCACTTGGATGGAG AAAAATGTAGAAGCAAACAGACACTCAGTGCGATTAAGAACAAAGAGGCCGAGTAGTATTCTTGAAAACAAGGAAAACAGTGGTGTGGCAGAATCTTCACGGAAAGGAAAAAAGCGGGTAGTAAAGCAACGCTCTTACAGAAACCTTATCGACCTTGAATCTGATGAGGAATCTGATAATAACCATCATGACAACTCTGATGAGAACCAAAATGAGACTCAGGATCATAGAGAGCCTGCTGATGAAAATGTGAGGGGTTTTGTTTTCGAACAAGGAGAAACATCAGCTCTTCGACATCCTGGAGACTTGGCAACACCAAACTGGGATGTAGATGAAATAGAGGAGTCTGAGAATTGGAGTCATTCAGCTGTTTTTAAACGCCCTAGATCATTTAGTCCAGAGATAAAACCacaagatgatgatgagtcaacaagagaagagacaGAAGCAACTGAGAAGGCTCCTGCACAAGTTTCTTGTATCATATGCTGGACCGAGTTCAGTTCCAGTAGAGGCATTCTCCCTTGCGGCCACAGGTTTTGTTATTCATGCATCCAAAAATGGGCAGACCGTTTG gtttcagaaagaaagaaaacaacatgTCCACTGTGCAAGTCCAATTTCATCACAATCACAAAGATAGAAGACGCTGATTCTTCCGATCAAAAGATATACTCACAAACAGTCCCTGACTTATCTTCAACAAATAACATTCTTGTAGTACtccctgaagaagaagaacaaagacaaACTCTCAATCCACTG ACTCGAGCTTCAGGTTGCAGCAGATGCTACTTGACTGAGCCAGAGGAGCTTCTGATAAGATGTCACCTCTGCAATTTCCGGCGAATCCACTCCTATTGTTTAGACCCTTATCTGCTTCCTTGGACCTGTAACCATTGCAATGATCTTCAGATGATGTACCACCGTCGCAACTACTAA